A region of the Littorina saxatilis isolate snail1 linkage group LG12, US_GU_Lsax_2.0, whole genome shotgun sequence genome:
TGTACAATATCTTCCAAGCTGCGTGGATAAAGTCAAACCTGCGATGTGAAACGAGACTATTTCTGAGGAGACcacttatatatatatcagaGGGGCTGAGCCGTTTTGTGCAGCATTATCTATAGATAAACAATACACGCTCGGTAAAATGAGAACCTTTGAACAGTTTGTTGATTAAGAGCGCGCGGCTGTACAAATATATTCTAAGTTGTGGAGATAAAGTCAACCTGACAAGTAAAATGAGACGATTTTGGGGGGAGCTTGCCGTATCACTGCGCTCTTACCGTTACGTTCAACGCCAGGTGAAATGAAAAACTAATGCACCTGTGCCTGCATAAGGCGACACGACACGGAATGACTGACGGGGGCCCGATAGCGCGGCTGATAATGGGACAATACGCAGCGTAGCAGgtgacagtttcaagcgagcccTGCCAATCAACGGCACTTGGCTTTTAATCATGAAGCCCCTACCCGGCCGCCCACCCCTCTCCACGCGGAGGAGccgaggggagggaggggggacagGGGTGGGGAGCAGCAGGGACCTGGGTGTGGCTGTGGGAGGAAGCAGCAACAGTAACAGCGGGGTGAACACAGCGCAGAGGGGACAGGAACCGGCGGTGCAGAGCAGTAGGGGAGTTAACCCCACATGGATGAAGAAGCTTGAGGTTGGTAACTCGTAGTTTATAACATCTTCAAAGGAGACAATAAAATTACCCTGTATCTTACCGCATTTTTTTTAACGACATATTAATATCAACAAAGTCCTTTGTCTTCAGCGCCGTTTTTTAACGACATAATGATGACAACGATGTAATGTGTCTGTGATTCGTTGATTTCATCACGTTTTGACCAAATTTCTGAACAAATATTTCACAAAGAATGTATGTTTAAATATGGTTAAAACCAGGTTGGTGTAGGTGCGTCAAAACAACCTTCCATTTTGATGTACTTATTTAAATGGATAAGAAGGTAGTAATTGTTATTTGTATTACCTATATCTAACCACATCGGCTTATTGTATAACACTCGATATAATTTATggagtatgtatgcatgtaagAATGCTTGAACCCATACCAGCAGCATAATCACTTGGGTGACTTTTATCTTGCATTACGTAATACATTCTTGTATTTGGTTTGAACATTGTGTTATTCAGCAATTAATTGGTGCATTGTATAATGAACATGTTTAGAATCAACAACAAGCCATGACCCTAAAGAGAACAGAAAACAAATGGTGATACCTCGCGGCGAGGCTTTTGCCACAGTGCTCTTTAAACCAGCATTCTTGCTCATTAAACCAACATTATTGCTCTTTAAACCAGCATTCTTGCTCATTAAACCAACATTATTGCTCTCTAAACCAACATTCCTACTCTTTGAACCAAAATTCTTgttctttaaaccaaaattgtaGAATTTCTTGCTCTTGTTGTTTCGCAGGACAAGTACCAGAAGCTTCACCACAAGATCGCCAACATCCCATCGTGCAACACCGCGGCCTCACGCTTCAACTTCCTCACGCGCAAGATCCTCAACGAGCGTCTAGCGAAGGCCAGCAAGAACAACTCCACCGCAAAGAGCAGTAAGAGCAACAACGACGACGGTGACggtaggggtgggggtgagagCAGAAGATGTAGCAGCACCGACCCAATCACCGTCAGCTACCGGAACAGCCTGCTGACGGAAGAGCTCATCAGTCAGCCTCCGCTCCGTCGCCTGGGCGCTGACGACAGCGACGACGACCTGGACGATGAGAACTTCCCCCCGACGGAGGGCTTTCTGACGCGGCCCGTGACGGCGCTGAACTGTGAAGGCGGGGACCTGGCGTCACTGTCTGACGGTTCCCATTCACACCACTTtccccaccaccaacaccactcACACAGCGCCCCTCGCACACACCCCTCTCAGCACAGCGCTGGTGGGGGTGCTATACCCTGGCATGACGCTGACGCCTgtagcggtggtggtggtggcggtggttgtAAAGGTGGGGGAGGAGGGCCCTCGCACGGTGCCGTAGAAAATCTCAGTGGCTCAGCACTGCCAGCGCCGCTGAAGCGTGACGGCGAGGCAGCAGAGTTGAACAATAACATGGGTACGGATCTGGCAGGCAGGACGGGCCCCTTGGCACACCACACCTCGCTCGGCACTAACCTACACGGCCAGCAGGCCAACGCTGTTAGCGCGAGCACCACCACAACACGCCGCTTTGCCTCGGCCTCCGAGCTGTTAGCAGGGGCTGACCTCAACAACACTACCACTTCGTCTTCTGCTGCGGTTGATGGCAGTGGTGGTATGGTCACTGCTAGCAGGGACCACGTTGTGGATGGTGGTGGTGTAGTCCCAGGAGGTCGCGGGTGGGTGAGCGAGAATATGGGGGAAGCCTCAGCCCGGGGCGTGAGGACGTTACACCCCGTCACAAGCGGGGGGAGCAAGCATGGCGGCATGGTTCTTACGCCGCAGACCGGCGTCAGCCACTACAGCCACACCACCACCAAGTCCTGCCCGGCGGCCTTCAGCAGCAACGAGCTCCCTGCCCAGTCCAGGCAGAGACCTTATCAGCAGCACAAGAAGGACCCGGCGGCCCGAGGAGGACCGCCCAACATGCGTGTGTTCGCCCAGATGTCTGTGGAGGCGCGTCACGCCGTGACCGAGACACTCAAAGAGATGGGGGCCTCGCATGAGGAGGAGGGGGGCAAAGACAGTAACGAAGGCGAAGAGGATGGGGAGGAGGAGTACGAGGGAATGGAGGggaaagaagaagaggaggaggatggCTATGATAAAGAGGACGTTGacgataataacaataataacaacaacggCAGTCGCAGCAACACCAGCCTTCCCTCCATCACAGACCACCCTCCTATCTTGTCAGCGCATCAGCAAAAGCGCcttcaacagcagcaacaacagcatttacaacaacaacaacacttacaacaacaacaacagtctcaTCCCAAAGCACGTCGCGGTAAGCCACCACGACACCAGTCGGAATCGTCCACTACGCACCAGCAGCAACACTACGGGAGTCGAGAGGACGTGAGTCACAAGACGACGACCACACGGCAACACTCTTGGCGGACAAACCGCAACACGGACACCACTAGCTCTGTCAACGCCACGGTGAGGGGAGGGGCCGGGAGGTCGCCCAGGCGGTTGCACAGGAagcccccctccaccacccacAACAGCATCAACATGAGGGTTCGCCCTAAAAGTGACAGGACGATGGAGACGACGTACCTGGACCTCCCCACCGAGGACGTTGCGTGGCGAGGCTATGAGGACAACCTGGACATGCTCAGCATGGCCTCTGTGGGCAGCGCCTCGTCCAATCGCTCGTCGCTCGAGTTGCGCAGGGAGGCTCTCACTCAGCGCATGCATCTTCCCGCCATCACCAGTCGCACGGAGCCCAACGCACTGGCCCCCATGAGGCACATGAACTATCGCATCCGCGGGGTAGGGTCTTACAGGGTGGCTCGTGAGACCACATTTGAGATCACCGCCCCGGACTTTGACATCCGTTATCGTGACGTCATCACCTGTCGgagaggagacagagacactCCACCTCCGGAGATTTTTGAGAAATCTGTGAGTAAGGTGCGCGACTGGTTGAACAAGTACTGCACATCCTGATACACGTGTAGCAGGTCATGGGTATGCGTGAGAGTGAGCGACTTCAACTGTGTGATTGTGATGATGAAATACGTTTGATTCCGCACAATGAAAATGTGTGGCGATAGTACGTTGGAATATTTATGACTCTGGAATCTTACATTCTGTGGAAGTGATGCTTTAAATAAGCACGATTATGGCATCAAGGGATGAGCATTTGTGTTAAGCGAGATTGTTCAGAGTAGTTCAGACAAGAGTTACAGCACAAGAGTTGCATCTTGTGATGCAGAGATTTCAGTAGTGAACGTGCTTCACCTGGATGTTACGATATGTGATACTGTGATACTGTGATACTGTGTCGTAGCAGACTTTGATCCGTGTCCGAAAAAAAACATAAAGTGGCTTGGACGTGTGTTACTCCTCTGTCTCAAATACTGTGAAGTTCAGGTGCATGACTGAACAAGAACGGACACCATCGGATCCTTACAGCACAGGTACATACAGATTTGTAGTGGCTTTGTGTATGCGCCCGTGTGTGAGAAATGTGCGTGAATGCTTGAACACAATCATTTAGTCCCCTGtgaaaataaggttttttgggGGTCAAAGCGAATGGCAATCTTGACAAAAGtgaatgtatcgattggagattggatttcccttctttgagtcatgtgacgtcagaggccgacaaaactttataatttggcttttcaggttgaccgaaacttcaaaggaactcaacaaaaaaaacgtcatgtgtttgattgcatgtgtgtgtgctgttcaatgtcaaaacaacaacaaagtgagtacatgacgtgtattttgtagttcctttgaagtttcggtcaacctgaaacgcccaaatatgaagcttatgaagTTATGTGtttgtagaggttacatgccgagtctcagtgattattaaaaataatggtcgaagttggcggatcatgaaaaatgcgagcttcagcgagctttttcatgaccgcgaactgagaccattatttttaataatcactgagacgaggtgtgtaacctctttattcctcctttcttcagttattcaaagaaaacaggagtttttgtgcgaaagtttgatcgaatccgaatcactcaaccagtcaacctgcgcaggcgatcgattaatgcgcggttgtatagttccgtgcaaatcattccattctgttaacacttcttgtcagtttccctgttttagactaaaatcaagtacacagatatgctgttattctgctgtggcggtaaaggcagatattgtgtgttctgtttatgttttagtatcgtgttaggataatgttctttcgtcaaatgggactagcagacgaacttttgcacccgtgttcgaacgttaattactgtatgaagttcagttttctggggaaaatagtgtatgaaaccgctttatgttgtttaaattgatgagatgtgtgcattttgttgcgtgtgatctttttataaaatgaaatattgttgaaaactgaccgtcggattgcagtcagtgttgtcgaagaaactgcgttaaaagaaggggaactactcttgtcggcaagagtatgagttacttgccttgggaatttgcttgtgatgaacggtgtgtgcacggcagatctagattcagaaaacaacctaactcatggattttatatggagattcatgtgttcaggcctgtagttgttaatttaaatgcggtatgtttgtattgtttgctccagagatgtatatttcgtacgtatagagcgttcggaacttttcagtcgcaaaagtagtaccaaaacagaacagcttctcaacccattgcgctatcgaggattcaggctgttgctggctcgttatttgtttggttgctgggtcattatcgaaaaataactagctctacaagtttacagaggtaaagaagcagaggggggaataagattGCGTATTCAAACATCATATCAGTGTCACATGGAGAACTTAACAATGCCTTACAAAGCCTGTCTTGTTTGAAAACATGCTAGCTAATGTTTTGTCCTAGTGTGAAAAGTGGAACGTGACTGCTTGAATGAACTGAGCATGGACTCATTACACACGTCGTTCAGATAAGATACGAAATAGCTTCAACGCGTCAAACTCAAAGAGACGTGACTGCCTGAATGATTGTGACACCAAATCGTTGAATACAGGGGTGGTTCAGTTACGTGATTTCTTGGATCAGTTAAACGCCGAATCATTTGGGTATGCAGGCAAAACGTGTGGCATTTTCAAACCACAGGAGAACAAATCGTTTAAGATATGTTTCAGTATTCGCAATGTTCGTGACTGGCTGAAAGAGTGTCATGTTCAATTGAGgatctcctttttatatttagtcaagttttgactaaatattttaacatcgagggggaatcgaaacgagggtcgtggtgtatgtgcgtgtgtgtgtgcgtgcgtgcgtgtgtgtgtgtgtgtgtgtgtgtgtgtagagcgattcagactaaactactggaccgatctttatgaaatttgacatgagagttcctgggtatgaaatccccgaacgtttttttcatttttttgataaatgtctttgatgacgtcatatccggcttttcgtgaaagttgaggcggcactgtcacgccctcatttttcaaccaaattggttcaaattttggtcaagtaatcttcgacgaagcccggggttcggtattgcatttcagcttggtggcttaaaaattaattaatgactttggtcattaaaaatcggaaaattgtaaataaaaataaaaatttataaaacgatccaaatttacgtttatcttattctccatcatttgctgattccaaaaacatataaatatgttatattcggattaaaaacaagcaaatcaatttaaaaacactttcatcttattccttgtcggttcctgattccaaaaacatatagatatgatatgtttggattaaaaacacgctcagaaagttaaaacaaagagaggtacagaaaagcgtgctatccttcttagcgcaactactaccccgctcttcttgtcaatttcactgcctttgccatgagcggtggcctgacgatgctacgagtaaaatggcattgcgttcagtttcattctgtgagttcgacagctacttgactaaatattgtattttcgccttacgcgacttgttcaaacATGTTCTCGTCACTGGTGTTGTGTAACTTTAAAATCTGATGAAAAGGTGCTTCACTATTCTTGTCGTTTTCGAAAGATCATAAAATGCATACTGATAAGGATGACTGGCATCTTTTGGTTGGGTTTTAAACGAAACTGCGTCAAACGATCTCAGTGTTATTTTATTACGATTGAAATCTCACAGTCCTCGAGTTCGAACTTTTTATTCGTCATTGCAACAAAATTCAGCCGGCCACCTATATTTACCTAGAAGAAAAtaaatgggtttttttcttttttctttagctaacccttttttcaaacttagCAAGCACTCTTATTGCATATATATTTTATCACTCATTTCAATCTTCATGCGCACATTTATGTTCAAGCAAGGTCATGCATGATCTCTGAGAGGGACAATCACAGTGAAATTACCTGGCTTTGCTG
Encoded here:
- the LOC138983082 gene encoding homeotic protein female sterile-like, whose translation is MKPLPGRPPLSTRRSRGEGGGTGVGSSRDLGVAVGGSSNSNSGVNTAQRGQEPAVQSSRGVNPTWMKKLEDKYQKLHHKIANIPSCNTAASRFNFLTRKILNERLAKASKNNSTAKSSKSNNDDGDGRGGGESRRCSSTDPITVSYRNSLLTEELISQPPLRRLGADDSDDDLDDENFPPTEGFLTRPVTALNCEGGDLASLSDGSHSHHFPHHQHHSHSAPRTHPSQHSAGGGAIPWHDADACSGGGGGGGCKGGGGGPSHGAVENLSGSALPAPLKRDGEAAELNNNMGTDLAGRTGPLAHHTSLGTNLHGQQANAVSASTTTTRRFASASELLAGADLNNTTTSSSAAVDGSGGMVTASRDHVVDGGGVVPGGRGWVSENMGEASARGVRTLHPVTSGGSKHGGMVLTPQTGVSHYSHTTTKSCPAAFSSNELPAQSRQRPYQQHKKDPAARGGPPNMRVFAQMSVEARHAVTETLKEMGASHEEEGGKDSNEGEEDGEEEYEGMEGKEEEEEDGYDKEDVDDNNNNNNNGSRSNTSLPSITDHPPILSAHQQKRLQQQQQQHLQQQQHLQQQQQSHPKARRGKPPRHQSESSTTHQQQHYGSREDVSHKTTTTRQHSWRTNRNTDTTSSVNATVRGGAGRSPRRLHRKPPSTTHNSINMRVRPKSDRTMETTYLDLPTEDVAWRGYEDNLDMLSMASVGSASSNRSSLELRREALTQRMHLPAITSRTEPNALAPMRHMNYRIRGVGSYRVARETTFEITAPDFDIRYRDVITCRRGDRDTPPPEIFEKSVSKVRDWLNKYCTS